GAGCCAGGCCGTCGGAGGAAAATCAACGGAAACAAAGCTGGAACTTGCCGACGCCAAAGCCATCTCCGACCAGATTGAAGGGCTGGATGGAATTTCGGCCTCAGCGTCCAAGAGCCAACCGCTCAAGGCGGGTTCGGCCCAGACCACATGCCTGGTGGACGCTGTCGAGGCCAACTGGCACCGTATCTGGGACTGGCCCGTAGAATCCGGAACACCCATCACGCAAACGGACGTGGATCAGTTGGACAGGGTATGCGTGTTGGGCCTCACGCCCAAAAAGGAGCTTTTCGGCGAAGCCGATCCCATTGGGACCAAAATTTTGATCGGTAATGTCTGGTTCACGGTCAAGGGGGTCCTGGCGTCAAGGGGCATTACCGGAACCGGGCACGACCGGGACCGGCGGATCGTCATCCCTTTCAGTACCGGGATGAGGCGGCTTTTCAACCAACAGCACATCAGCAATATCCGGGTCAAGGTAAAAGCGGATTACGATCTTGACGCAACAGCCCGATCCATCGAGGCGTTGCTCTATCAAAGGCACCACATCGATCCATCCATCGAAACGGCTTTCACGGTATTTTCCACTAACAGTCTGGTTAAGCGATTCAAAGGGGTTTCCGGCGCCGTATCCCGGCTTCTGATTGCCCTGTGCGGCCTCTCTTTTGTGGTGGGCGGCCTGGTATTGATGAACATCATGCTCATTTCGGTTGCGGAGCGAAAGGCTGAAATCGGGGTACGCAAGGCCTTGGGTGCATCCCGCCGGGACATAATGATGCAGTTCCTGATGGAAGCCGTCGCCGTAAACGGCATCGGGTTGGTTTTGGGATGGTGCCTTGGCATGTTAACGGCCTGGATAATTGCCAGGTTTACCCAAATCGCCGTTGCGCCTTCCGGCTTATCCTTTGTTTTGGGTGGCGTATTCTCCGTGGGTGTGGCCCTTGTTTTTAGCCTGCAACCGGCCCGCCAGGCGGCCAATCTTGATCCGGTCGAGGCCATTCGGTGAGCTGGCTGGCCAATTCGGCATTGTCCGTTGAAGTATTAGCAGGGCACAGACTGAGAACGGCTTTAAGCCTATCCGGCATTGTGATCGGCGTCGCCTCGGTGATCATCATGATTGCCGTCGGTATGGGCGCCGAAAGAAAGGTCATCGAAAGAATCGAAGCCATGGGAACGAATCTGATCGTGGTAACGGCCGATCAGACTCGTAAAAGCGGAGGAACCGTCAGACGCATCCAATCGGCAAAGACCCTCAAAAGAAGCGATGTCCGTGCCATCATGGCCCGGTGCCCATCCGTGCACAAAGCGGCCGGTTCCATCCGCAGATCCATTATCCTGCGCTACAAAGGCAATACAATCAAAACCACCCTCGTGGGCCTGGAACCCGACGGTTTTTCCATTTGCCGCCTGGTGCCGGAATCGGGCCGTCTCCATGGCGAAGCCGAAGAACGATCCAGGCGGCGCGTTGTGGTCTTTGCCCCCACGGCCGCCCGCAAAACCTTCGAGGGCGCGACAGTGGTGGGTGAAGCCGTTCGTCTCGGGAGACAACCGTTTCGTACCATCGGGCTCACTGCTCCCAAAGGGGCCGACTCCAACGGTACCGACATGGACGACAGGGTCTTTGTGCCACTGACCACGGCGATGCGACGTCTGGCGAATGTCGATTATTTAGACACCATATTTGCTCAAGCCGCCGATGGCGTCCCCTTACCCGTGGCCGAGGCGGAAATTAAAACCGTTCTGCGGCAGAAGCATCGTTTGGGCAACCGGGCCGATGACTTTTCCGTTTACAACCAACTGGACCTCATCCGCCTGCATAAGGAGACGGCACGTTCCTTGACCCTTTTGATCGTCACCGTGGCCGCCTTGAGTTGGGTGGTGGGTGGCGTGGGGATTCTGGCCGTCATGCTCATGGCCGTAAGAGAACGACGACCGGAAATCGGCCTCAGGCGCGCTTTGGGCGCAAGGGCAGGCGACGTATTATGGCAGTTCGTTTTCGAGGCCGTTATTCTGGCGCTGACCGGCGCCGTAAGCGGGTTGATGTTGGGTCTCTTGGGAATCTGGATCACCCATGCGACCGGTTGGGGGCCCACGCTGATCCCCTGGCCGGCGGCTTTTCTGGCAGTCGGCGCCTCCATTTTATTAGGGTTTGCATGCGGGGTTTATCCGGCCATCAAAGCGTCACGACTCAGTCCGGTCGTAGCCTTGAAACTGTAAGATCCTGTTTGATAAGTCCGAATCAGGATATAAAGAGTACCTATTCGCCTATGAAACCGATATTGGAATCGTTTTTTTCACTTCGGCCGCTCCTGTTTTTTGGTGTGATGGGGTGTTGCCTGGCTTTGTCGTCGTGCACCGTTGTGGAGAGACGCATTGACCAGACCGTCGGTGTTCCGGTTTTTCCCGCGGATACCCAGGTGGCCAAGAAAACAGATGACGAACTGTCAATTATTTCTCCCCCCCCGTCGCCGTTTCCCACAGGTTCTCTCCCACTGAAGCTCACCACCGCTGATGCCGTATTGCTGACACTCAAGAACAACCGGTCGTTGATGGTGGAGCAGCTGAATCCTGCCATTCAGAATACCTTTGAAGATGCGGAGAGGGCGATTTTCGATCCTTTTGCCACCATTGAAATTAGCAGCGGTCGAACCGATGGTAAAAGCCAGTCAAGTAGTAGCACAGGAATTAGAGAGTTCTCCGAAGTCGGTGCACTGGGCGTTATTTCCCTGAAACAATACTTCCCCACCGGTGCCACCGTAACCCTTGAGGGGAAGACAGAAATGAATGACTCCTCCCTCTATCGAGACGCCCTATACTGGTCTCGACTGGGATTGACGGTCAATCAAGCCCTTCTAAGCGGGGCCGGCACCGCGGTGAACTTGGTGCGACTCCGGCAGGCCCGCCTGGATACCCGCATGTCAGAATATGAGCTGAGGGGATTCACCCAGTCGCTGGTGGCCCAGACGGAAGAAACGTATTGGGACTATGCACTGGCAAAACGCCGAGTGGAAATCTATGAGGAGTCGTTGAAAGTCGCGCAAGACCAGTTGAACGAGGCCCTGGCACTGATCGAAGTGGGGCGACTGGCAAAATCCGAACTGCCTGCCAGCCAGGCAGAACTCGCCAGCCAGGAACAGGGTTTGATCGACGCACGGAGCAAGCGGAAGATCGCACGGT
This window of the uncultured Desulfosarcina sp. genome carries:
- a CDS encoding ABC transporter permease codes for the protein MRIVRLFREGMTALISNKTRTFLMALGTIVGIGALTVILFISAGTKQQVAEKAERFGARAILIIPAHGAMSQAVGGKSTETKLELADAKAISDQIEGLDGISASASKSQPLKAGSAQTTCLVDAVEANWHRIWDWPVESGTPITQTDVDQLDRVCVLGLTPKKELFGEADPIGTKILIGNVWFTVKGVLASRGITGTGHDRDRRIVIPFSTGMRRLFNQQHISNIRVKVKADYDLDATARSIEALLYQRHHIDPSIETAFTVFSTNSLVKRFKGVSGAVSRLLIALCGLSFVVGGLVLMNIMLISVAERKAEIGVRKALGASRRDIMMQFLMEAVAVNGIGLVLGWCLGMLTAWIIARFTQIAVAPSGLSFVLGGVFSVGVALVFSLQPARQAANLDPVEAIR
- a CDS encoding ABC transporter permease, which codes for MSWLANSALSVEVLAGHRLRTALSLSGIVIGVASVIIMIAVGMGAERKVIERIEAMGTNLIVVTADQTRKSGGTVRRIQSAKTLKRSDVRAIMARCPSVHKAAGSIRRSIILRYKGNTIKTTLVGLEPDGFSICRLVPESGRLHGEAEERSRRRVVVFAPTAARKTFEGATVVGEAVRLGRQPFRTIGLTAPKGADSNGTDMDDRVFVPLTTAMRRLANVDYLDTIFAQAADGVPLPVAEAEIKTVLRQKHRLGNRADDFSVYNQLDLIRLHKETARSLTLLIVTVAALSWVVGGVGILAVMLMAVRERRPEIGLRRALGARAGDVLWQFVFEAVILALTGAVSGLMLGLLGIWITHATGWGPTLIPWPAAFLAVGASILLGFACGVYPAIKASRLSPVVALKL
- a CDS encoding TolC family protein; this encodes MAKKTDDELSIISPPPSPFPTGSLPLKLTTADAVLLTLKNNRSLMVEQLNPAIQNTFEDAERAIFDPFATIEISSGRTDGKSQSSSSTGIREFSEVGALGVISLKQYFPTGATVTLEGKTEMNDSSLYRDALYWSRLGLTVNQALLSGAGTAVNLVRLRQARLDTRMSEYELRGFTQSLVAQTEETYWDYALAKRRVEIYEESLKVAQDQLNEALALIEVGRLAKSELPASQAELASQEQGLIDARSKRKIARLNLIRLLNPSGVNAWEREVDLIYQPALPNIKLDPVPAHVEVAKRSRPLLNETRVQLMRNDLEVVKTKNGLLPLLDLFVTLGKSGYADSFGRSFQNLTEDEYDAYVGIQFQYPIFNRGPQSNYRRSMLNREQAQKALDNLLQLVELDVRIAYVEVNRTREQIGASATTRRFSEETLRIETEKLRVGQSTSLLVAQAQRDLLISRIAEVEALASYIKALIHLYRQDGSLLERRGIVAPGRETVNLSRARP